A part of Rhodothermales bacterium genomic DNA contains:
- a CDS encoding metalloregulator ArsR/SmtB family transcription factor, translating to MVSDTLSATFAALADPTRRAMLTRLVEGEASVKELASPLAISAPAVTKHLKVLERAGLITRSRKAQWRPCRLEAKPLREVADWVAQYRQYWEESFDRLDAYLRTMAEGDDPPAEAGD from the coding sequence ATGGTTTCAGATACATTGAGCGCGACGTTCGCGGCGTTGGCCGATCCGACCCGGCGTGCCATGTTGACGCGGCTTGTGGAGGGGGAGGCTTCCGTAAAGGAGCTGGCTTCGCCGCTTGCGATCAGCGCGCCGGCTGTGACCAAACATCTCAAGGTTCTCGAGCGTGCCGGCCTGATCACGCGAAGCCGCAAGGCCCAGTGGCGTCCCTGCCGGCTGGAGGCGAAGCCGCTCCGGGAGGTCGCCGACTGGGTGGCGCAGTACCGCCAGTACTGGGAGGAAAGTTTCGACCGGCTGGATGCGTACCTGCGGACCATGGCGGAAGGGGACGACCCTCCCGCCGAAGCCGGCGACTAG